AGGATGTTGTATCTTACTCCACACCATCACTATCCTACTACTGTAGCTTTAAGTGCGCAACGAAGGCTGGAACTGCTGGACTTAGCGAATGAATATGGATTTGTTATTCTCGAAGACGACTATGATTATGAATTTCATTATGATAAAAGTCCAATCTTACCTTTGGCAAGTGCTGATACAAACGGAATGGTGATCTATATAGGATCTTTCGGGAAATCATTGGCGCCGGGATTCAGAACCGGATTTATTGTAGCTCCTGAAAATCTGATGGTGGAAATGCGGAAACACCTTGGAATTATTGACCGCCAAGGTGATATTCTGATGGAAAGAACACTGGGCGAAATGATTGAAGAAGGAGAAATCAACCGTTATCTGAAAAAATCCTTAAAAGTTTATCAGGAAAGGCGGGATTATTTCAGTGTTTTGCTCCAAGAAAACCTTGGTGATGTGATTGCTTTTGAAAAACCTTCCGGAGGTCTCGCCATCTGGATGGAATGGAATATTCCGATTAATCTGATGCAACTGAGCCGGAAATGTGCTCAGGATAATCTTTTTATTCCTAAAACCCTGCTTTATCAGAATAAAAATCTTACCGCGATGAGGCTGGGCTTTGGAGATCTGAGTTTTGAGGAGATGGATAAAAGTATAGAGATCCTTTCCCAGAATATCCTCCATTTTAGATAAAGATAAAAAAGCCTCTACAATGATAGAGGCTTGGTATTTATTTATTGTTGATATGAAGTTTCTTCTTCTTTCGGTTTTAAATAAATAATAAGTCCTGTAGCAAGAAGTGTTCGTGATCTGTACTATTTGAAGTATTTATCAAACAGGGTTAATTGTTCAGAAAGTGAGCGGCTCCAGTATTGATTATCGTGAGCTCCTAGGGATTCTGTATACAGGTGTTGTATCTTTTGTTCAGTAAGTTTTGCATGGAATTTTCTGTTTTGTCCGATCATCTGAATATCTTCCGTTCCACAGTCGAAAATATAACGTTGTCCGGCTGTAGCCATTAATTTAATCTTGTTGTCTGTAAAGAAATTAGAGTTTATAGATTCCAATGGTCCTATTACTTTATTAACCATATATTTATTATAGCCTTCTCCAAAAGCATTAAAATCTAAAGCGCCACATGAACTTCCTACAATTCCAAATGTCTTGTTATAGGTGACCCCAATATTTGTAGCTCCATAACCGCCCATACTCCATCCCAAAATTCCCCTAAATCTCTTTTCAGCTTTTACCGGATAATTTTTGTCAATAAAATCAACCAATTCTTTTCCGATAAAGGTTTGGTACTGGGAGTCTTTAATGATCGGACTGTCTACATACCAGGAACTGTAATTTCCGTCAGGTAATATATAAATGGTTTTATACTCCTGAGCTTTCTTAACGATATCTGGAATATCTTCCTTTAGTATTCTGTCTGGATTACCACTGAAACCATGAAGAATATATACCGATGGATATGTTGTATTGGGTTGTACGTTTGGAGTGATGATGATCGTTTTGATCTTTTTATTCATCTTAGGACTGAAAACTTCCTGATGAATGATCTTCTGTGCTGAAAACTGTGCAAAGGCAGTCAGAACAACAACAATGTTGATTAACTTTTTCATGCTTTAAAAATATTTAATTAATAATGACTGACCATCAGATACATGTTACCTAAATTTAAGATTTTTTGTTTACATAATCAATGCATCCGTGTGATCTTATAACAATACAAAGTTGCACCGGAAAAAAAGGAAAAGCCTCAACAAATGTTGAAGCTTTTGTCAATTGATTTCTTATACTATTGCTGGAATTAGTATTTCCATAGCATTAATCCTGCCTGATAGCCTGCCCCCAATGTCCAAATCAGAATATGTTCTCCTTGCTGGAGTTTTCTTACATTCTTTTGATATTGATGCAAAGCCAGAAATGGACTGGAAGAGCCGGTATACCCTACTTCTCTTGAATAGAACGGAATTTTTTCTGGCGGTAAATTAAAATGTTCACCAATAATATTGATGTTTTTTAATGAAAATTGAGAAAATAAAAACAGGTCGATTTTTTCAATATTTAAATGATTACGTTCTAAAAAACCGTTCATATCATTCAGTGCAAAATTGACACTACCACTTCCATCGAAGCTATTATCCCATAAAGTAACATCATTCGGATGGTAACAAGAATATCCTTTAGGAGGAAACAATACCGTATTACAAATACTACTGTCTGTATGGTAAAGAACATCCATTAATCCTGAAGTAGAATCATCTTTTTCTACAATAAAAGCAAAAGATGAATCAGAAAAACAAAATGCTGTTACAGGATTCTCAGAGTCCAATATACTTGATAATTTCTCAGAACATATTATCAATGCTTTTTGAGCTGTATCAGATACCGATAGATATTTTGTAATCTGGTCCAAGGCTACAAAAGCTCCGATACAATTGACATTGATATCATAACACAGTGTATTCGCCTTTCCCTGTAATGCCTGATGAATCTTGATCGCATCACAGGGGATGAGATGTTCTGAAGTGCTGGTTACAAATACAATAATATCAATATCCAAAATGGAAGTATTGCTTTCTCTGAGGGCTCCCTTTGCTGCATGTATTCCCATAGATAATGTTGTCTCTTCCGAATCTTCAGTTGCAATAAATCGATTGCTTCGCCCTAATGCATTTTGAATTTTTTGCATAGACACATTTTTCTGTTCAAATTGTTCAATAACAAACTCATTGGTTTCCGCATGTTCCGGATGATAAAAATAAGTGTGACCTAATTTCATGATTTTGGTTTTATTAAATTCATTTATTTCCCACTATAGGGATTTAATGTAAAATTAATAAAATATACCATACAAAAGCTGTATTAAGAAAAATTATTCTATTAGTAAAAGATTATATCTAAGATATAACTATGAAAGTTGATAAAATTATTTGTTGATTTCCTTTTTTATACGGCTCAATTGTGTAGGAGTTATT
This Chryseobacterium sp. G0162 DNA region includes the following protein-coding sequences:
- a CDS encoding 3-oxoacyl-[acyl-carrier-protein] synthase III C-terminal domain-containing protein: MKLGHTYFYHPEHAETNEFVIEQFEQKNVSMQKIQNALGRSNRFIATEDSEETTLSMGIHAAKGALRESNTSILDIDIIVFVTSTSEHLIPCDAIKIHQALQGKANTLCYDINVNCIGAFVALDQITKYLSVSDTAQKALIICSEKLSSILDSENPVTAFCFSDSSFAFIVEKDDSTSGLMDVLYHTDSSICNTVLFPPKGYSCYHPNDVTLWDNSFDGSGSVNFALNDMNGFLERNHLNIEKIDLFLFSQFSLKNINIIGEHFNLPPEKIPFYSREVGYTGSSSPFLALHQYQKNVRKLQQGEHILIWTLGAGYQAGLMLWKY
- a CDS encoding alpha/beta hydrolase, whose amino-acid sequence is MKKLINIVVVLTAFAQFSAQKIIHQEVFSPKMNKKIKTIIITPNVQPNTTYPSVYILHGFSGNPDRILKEDIPDIVKKAQEYKTIYILPDGNYSSWYVDSPIIKDSQYQTFIGKELVDFIDKNYPVKAEKRFRGILGWSMGGYGATNIGVTYNKTFGIVGSSCGALDFNAFGEGYNKYMVNKVIGPLESINSNFFTDNKIKLMATAGQRYIFDCGTEDIQMIGQNRKFHAKLTEQKIQHLYTESLGAHDNQYWSRSLSEQLTLFDKYFK